A single genomic interval of Romboutsia ilealis harbors:
- a CDS encoding LAGLIDADG family homing endonuclease, whose translation MNKRINRYPFKNCNNIREILDGDILNSNLKNFSGGFCERDCKAFEDEILNIRQDLYIQIQSILKQKEVEFEGNVFEINLEFLKEYISIKRLNDMITDSRYKASKVLLKYVSYESLEKLSADSGIEERPLKIRLKNDNINIKTKKSLTYPYDNSTINDIIEKNILYINHKFYKLNEEELLRDIASSVINNKKYSVNNEYIEIISNYTIREISDILKLNVRVIPDIILDKLKVIAGKCYIENINKYKLSYSKIEFYFGINRKIFSNYMKEYNRNNEEDYETIKENIKKYNELFDKYKRQGICKSVGQICKEVGIYYNYVNFLKYDFYGEYIELEYKSKIKEIEKDLDKIIILYNDESIERMSIRDLAKKYNTNVHIVGFVLNKNGIDTSKFKDKSKRKYSFDKSFFKKVTNEEQAYYLGFIYADGGVSDDSNRYTLELSVKYEDRFILSCFKNSIKYTGRINYSYTRVDRNSDEYFKRARLFIYDKELIGDLNKLGVTGRKTFKIDFPSEDIVPKNLIPHFIRGFFDGDGTSCFSKGTLSVSFASVNNNFIVGLRDYLKQHNINLSYNSDHSDRNTYKFDIIEKCEFYQLIYKDANIYYDRKKKEFDKFFIYKQKFRYRNIYNEQFKKDICSVKLNTNLTFKKISERYNLNSDTVSKWFNKFEKNLDILAQENVEALILKLDEEVKQQNHFKYSGDLIINNI comes from the coding sequence ATGAATAAAAGAATTAATAGATATCCATTTAAAAATTGTAACAATATTAGAGAAATTTTAGATGGAGATATTTTAAATAGTAATTTAAAAAACTTTTCAGGGGGATTTTGTGAAAGAGATTGTAAAGCATTTGAAGATGAAATTTTAAATATAAGACAAGATTTATATATACAAATTCAAAGTATACTAAAACAAAAAGAAGTCGAATTTGAAGGGAATGTATTTGAAATAAATTTGGAGTTTTTAAAAGAATATATTTCAATAAAAAGATTAAATGACATGATTACAGATTCTAGATATAAGGCAAGTAAGGTATTACTTAAATATGTATCCTATGAATCTCTCGAAAAATTATCAGCAGACTCAGGAATAGAAGAAAGACCCTTAAAAATAAGATTAAAGAATGATAATATTAATATTAAAACAAAAAAATCACTCACCTATCCGTATGATAATAGTACTATAAATGACATCATTGAAAAAAACATACTATATATAAATCATAAATTTTACAAATTAAATGAAGAAGAGTTATTAAGAGATATAGCAAGTTCTGTAATCAATAATAAGAAATATAGTGTGAATAATGAATATATAGAAATTATAAGTAATTATACTATACGGGAAATATCGGATATATTAAAACTAAATGTAAGGGTAATACCAGATATAATACTAGATAAATTAAAGGTAATAGCAGGTAAATGTTATATTGAGAATATTAATAAATATAAACTATCTTATAGTAAGATTGAATTTTACTTTGGTATAAATAGGAAGATATTCTCTAATTATATGAAAGAATATAATAGAAATAATGAAGAAGATTATGAAACTATAAAAGAGAATATTAAAAAGTATAATGAGTTATTTGATAAATATAAAAGACAGGGTATATGCAAAAGTGTAGGACAGATTTGTAAGGAAGTAGGAATATATTATAATTATGTAAATTTTCTGAAGTATGATTTTTATGGTGAATATATAGAATTAGAATACAAGAGTAAGATAAAAGAAATAGAGAAGGATCTGGATAAAATTATAATATTATATAATGATGAAAGTATTGAACGTATGTCTATACGTGACTTAGCAAAAAAATATAATACAAATGTTCATATAGTAGGTTTTGTATTAAATAAAAATGGAATAGATACTTCTAAGTTTAAAGATAAAAGTAAAAGAAAATATAGCTTTGACAAAAGTTTTTTCAAAAAAGTAACAAACGAAGAGCAAGCATACTATTTAGGATTTATATATGCAGATGGAGGGGTTAGTGATGATAGTAATAGATATACATTAGAACTTTCTGTTAAATATGAAGATAGATTTATATTAAGTTGCTTTAAAAATTCAATTAAGTATACAGGTAGAATTAATTATTCCTATACTAGAGTAGATAGAAATAGCGATGAGTACTTTAAAAGGGCAAGATTGTTTATATATGATAAAGAATTAATAGGTGATCTAAATAAACTAGGAGTTACAGGAAGGAAAACTTTTAAAATAGATTTTCCAAGTGAGGATATAGTACCTAAAAATCTAATACCTCATTTTATAAGAGGTTTTTTTGACGGAGATGGAACTTCATGTTTTAGCAAAGGAACTTTAAGTGTAAGCTTTGCAAGTGTTAATAATAACTTTATAGTTGGATTAAGAGATTATTTAAAGCAACACAATATAAATTTAAGTTATAACTCAGATCATTCAGATAGAAATACTTATAAATTTGATATAATAGAAAAATGTGAATTTTATCAACTAATATATAAGGATGCTAATATATACTATGATAGAAAGAAGAAAGAGTTTGATAAATTTTTTATATATAAACAGAAATTTAGATATAGAAATATTTATAATGAACAGTTTAAGAAAGATATATGTAGTGTAAAATTAAATACAAACTTAACTTTTAAAAAAATATCGGAAAGGTATAACTTAAATAGTGACACTGTATCAAAGTGGTTTAATAAATTTGAAAAAAATTTAGACATACTAGCACAAGAAAATGTTGAAGCACTTATTTTAAAGTTGGATGAGGAAGTTAAGCAGCAAAATCACTTTAAATATAGTGGAGATTTAATTATAAATAACATATAA
- a CDS encoding tyrosine-type recombinase/integrase, which yields MARRKIPEILTEEEQKQIMSIFNVRYFNSIRNRTIITLFLASGLRLSELINLRWKEINLMTGQLKVLEGKGSKDRILWISDSVVEELRMWKEKQSEKLGICDLVFTTNSKNKLDDRNVRRMVYKYSKRAGISKNVSPHTFRHTFASDLLRSTKNIRLVQKALGHEDLSTTMIYTHIVDEEFEEALKNLRG from the coding sequence ATGGCAAGAAGGAAAATTCCAGAAATTTTAACTGAGGAAGAGCAGAAGCAGATAATGAGTATTTTTAATGTTAGGTATTTTAATTCGATTAGAAATCGAACTATTATTACATTATTTTTAGCTTCTGGATTGAGATTATCAGAGCTGATTAATCTAAGGTGGAAAGAGATTAATTTAATGACTGGTCAATTGAAGGTACTAGAAGGAAAAGGTTCGAAGGATAGAATACTTTGGATTTCTGATAGTGTGGTAGAAGAGTTGAGAATGTGGAAAGAAAAACAATCTGAAAAATTAGGCATATGTGATTTAGTATTTACTACTAATAGCAAAAATAAATTAGACGATAGAAATGTTCGAAGAATGGTATATAAGTATTCAAAAAGAGCAGGGATAAGTAAGAATGTAAGCCCTCATACCTTTAGGCATACTTTTGCATCTGATTTATTAAGATCTACTAAAAATATAAGATTAGTTCAAAAGGCTTTAGGACATGAAGATTTAAGTACAACGATGATTTATACTCACATTGTTGATGAAGAATTTGAAGAGGCATTAAAAAACTTAAGAGGATAA
- a CDS encoding AAA family ATPase has protein sequence MTEEHVFGIESIKFDYENNLITSNQVKELIGILRSEGILGDEVICEINGKKYNEEKQSWIHFMDVLDPSNKLTYIKNPLNEEKLTVVFHSQDSGFNRGDIVVGEYYPETSLQYLDKLIKVKSETVRKLPKSQEIKDLYGNKFAKYLEEKFESDKELIPIIYEKFEEIYTEKAEDTLQYIEELKDKQNEIILETKEKESKCKSLDKSIDIRERKIKVLDEDIHQLKEKINKLKKYFIYELELDHSLDNDSKELIKVDNIEEIILTIQKLLYHYEDEGLVYSYDVISSFFKALKVDQLVLLSGPSGTGKSSLVNQLGKIINKFKVHHIAVQSSWSDVQDILGFFNPIQKRYVSTPFLDALVEAKLDPNGVHIICLDEMNLAHIEYYFSSFLSIREKNINERCLDLYSYRTFKEAKRELEESLGENIEDLIEQGIDKIEEKINTLKKVERDIARNNFELVIYYPAKFIIPKNVRFVGTLNMDETVKSLSPKVIDRSFIIELKHLENYDEIRKSLEDDYIDGIIDIDTEEFIQGITEDIVISAEAKSLADEIIEQSKILNIIPNVRLNGRGRKHIEQFINTHIYDKDLIYDQIIYSKILPRIHFNKLDEEKLSAFNSFINSLPNGYSKEKATNMLRNKRIIQFWG, from the coding sequence ATGACAGAGGAACATGTTTTTGGAATAGAAAGTATAAAGTTTGACTATGAGAATAATTTAATTACATCTAATCAAGTGAAAGAACTTATAGGAATTCTACGATCTGAAGGAATATTGGGAGATGAAGTAATATGTGAAATAAATGGTAAAAAATATAATGAAGAAAAACAATCATGGATACATTTTATGGATGTATTAGACCCGAGCAATAAATTAACATATATAAAAAACCCATTAAATGAAGAAAAGCTAACAGTTGTATTTCACTCACAAGATTCAGGGTTTAATAGAGGTGATATAGTTGTAGGAGAATACTATCCTGAAACATCATTGCAGTATTTAGATAAACTTATAAAAGTAAAGTCAGAAACAGTGAGGAAACTACCTAAAAGCCAAGAAATAAAAGATTTATATGGAAATAAATTTGCTAAGTATTTGGAAGAAAAATTTGAAAGTGATAAAGAATTAATACCTATTATATATGAAAAATTTGAGGAGATATACACCGAAAAAGCAGAAGATACATTACAGTATATAGAAGAACTAAAGGATAAACAAAATGAAATTATTTTAGAAACCAAAGAAAAGGAAAGTAAATGTAAAAGCTTAGATAAGAGTATAGATATTAGGGAACGAAAAATAAAGGTATTAGATGAAGATATTCATCAACTAAAAGAAAAAATAAATAAATTAAAAAAATATTTTATATATGAGTTAGAATTAGACCATAGCTTAGACAATGATTCTAAAGAATTAATTAAGGTAGATAATATAGAAGAGATAATATTGACAATTCAAAAACTACTATATCATTATGAAGATGAAGGTCTAGTTTATAGTTATGATGTAATCAGTAGCTTTTTCAAAGCTCTTAAAGTAGACCAACTTGTATTATTATCTGGGCCATCAGGAACAGGTAAATCTAGCTTAGTAAATCAACTAGGAAAGATAATAAATAAATTTAAAGTACATCATATTGCGGTTCAATCAAGTTGGAGTGATGTACAAGATATACTAGGATTTTTTAATCCAATACAAAAGAGATATGTATCTACACCTTTTTTAGATGCATTAGTAGAGGCGAAGCTTGATCCAAATGGAGTGCACATAATTTGTTTAGATGAAATGAACCTAGCTCATATAGAGTACTATTTCTCTAGTTTTTTAAGTATTAGAGAAAAAAATATAAATGAAAGATGTTTAGATTTATATTCATATAGAACCTTTAAAGAAGCGAAAAGAGAATTAGAAGAATCTTTAGGCGAAAATATAGAAGATTTAATAGAACAAGGAATAGATAAAATAGAAGAAAAGATAAATACATTAAAAAAAGTGGAACGAGATATAGCAAGAAATAACTTTGAATTAGTGATATATTACCCTGCAAAGTTTATAATTCCTAAAAATGTAAGATTTGTAGGAACTTTAAATATGGATGAAACAGTAAAATCATTAAGTCCAAAGGTCATAGATAGAAGTTTTATAATAGAGTTAAAACATCTAGAAAATTATGATGAAATAAGAAAGAGTTTAGAAGATGATTATATAGATGGAATTATAGATATAGACACTGAAGAATTTATACAAGGAATTACTGAGGATATAGTTATAAGTGCAGAAGCTAAAAGTTTAGCAGATGAAATTATAGAACAGTCAAAAATATTAAATATAATACCAAATGTACGATTAAATGGTAGAGGACGTAAGCATATAGAACAATTTATAAATACGCATATATATGATAAAGATTTAATTTATGATCAAATAATATATTCAAAAATATTACCTAGAATACATTTTAATAAATTAGATGAAGAGAAGCTAAGTGCTTTTAATTCTTTTATAAATAGTTTACCAAATGGATATTCAAAAGAAAAAGCAACGAACATGTTAAGGAATAAGAGGATTATCCAGTTTTGGGGGTAA
- a CDS encoding 3'-5' exonuclease, giving the protein MKINYRTTEETRAWAFNLLNGIKFDDLDTGTEDNKGYKSLVHGPSPEVVNFNNIEEEVDYIANRIKDLEEQGIDLNNICLVARTDRQLDMYREFLRDRMIKTYKIHRKEAEDRQNKCIRVATMHRVKGLEFDHVFLVGINDGVVPLKQFIDSASDNVVRKQRIVAERSLLYVAATRAKKAVFVSSYDKMSELLE; this is encoded by the coding sequence TTGAAGATAAACTACAGAACTACTGAAGAAACAAGAGCATGGGCATTTAATTTACTTAATGGTATAAAGTTTGACGACTTAGACACGGGTACTGAAGATAACAAAGGATACAAATCACTAGTACATGGACCAAGTCCTGAAGTTGTTAATTTTAATAATATTGAGGAAGAAGTTGATTACATAGCTAATCGTATAAAAGATTTAGAAGAGCAAGGTATAGATTTAAATAATATATGCTTAGTTGCTCGTACTGACAGACAGTTGGATATGTACAGAGAATTTTTAAGGGATAGAATGATTAAGACTTATAAGATACATAGAAAGGAAGCTGAAGATAGGCAGAATAAGTGTATAAGAGTTGCTACTATGCACAGGGTTAAAGGTTTAGAGTTTGATCATGTATTTTTAGTGGGTATTAATGATGGAGTTGTTCCTTTAAAACAGTTTATTGATTCAGCTTCTGATAATGTTGTGAGAAAACAAAGGATTGTTGCCGAGAGATCTCTTTTATATGTAGCTGCTACTAGGGCTAAGAAGGCTGTTTTTGTGAGTAGTTATGATAAGATGTCGGAGTTATTAGAGTAG
- a CDS encoding ABC transporter ATP-binding protein: MKDMVKISNLNQTFYTKDGELEVLKNINFNLTKGQILTILGPSGSGKSTILNILTDLLKPTSGDVVINGKVGYMFQKDHLLEWRTIMDNITIGLEIQKKKTDESIKRVERLLKTYDLWDFRNMYPKELSGGMRQRVALIRTLAVDPDILLLDEPFSALDYQTRILVSDDVYRIIKNEGKSAILVTHDISEAISMSDKIIVLSRRPAIVKSVHEINLVTEGEKTPLKTRKVPQFQQYFDILWKELDSYEIKQ, encoded by the coding sequence ATGAAAGATATGGTCAAAATATCAAACTTAAATCAAACTTTTTATACCAAAGACGGAGAACTTGAAGTTCTAAAAAATATAAACTTTAATCTAACTAAAGGACAAATTCTAACCATTCTTGGACCTAGTGGTTCTGGAAAATCAACTATATTAAATATACTAACTGACCTTTTAAAACCTACTAGCGGTGATGTAGTTATAAATGGTAAGGTTGGATATATGTTTCAAAAGGATCACCTACTAGAGTGGAGAACTATAATGGACAATATAACTATTGGACTTGAAATTCAAAAGAAAAAAACTGATGAATCAATTAAAAGAGTTGAAAGGCTTTTAAAAACTTATGATTTATGGGATTTTAGAAATATGTATCCAAAAGAGCTATCTGGAGGTATGAGACAAAGGGTGGCTCTTATACGTACACTTGCAGTAGACCCTGATATACTTTTACTTGATGAACCATTTTCAGCTCTTGATTATCAGACAAGAATATTAGTTAGTGATGATGTTTATAGAATAATAAAAAATGAAGGTAAGTCTGCAATTCTCGTAACTCACGACATATCAGAAGCCATATCGATGAGTGATAAAATAATAGTATTATCTAGAAGACCAGCTATTGTAAAAAGTGTTCATGAAATAAACCTTGTAACAGAAGGAGAAAAAACACCTCTAAAAACTCGTAAGGTACCACAATTCCAACAATACTTTGACATTCTATGGAAGGAGTTGGATTCTTATGAAATTAAACAATAA
- a CDS encoding ABC transporter permease, whose translation MKLNNNYSEGYANYLKNIKREKVKVLLIQIALLVGILVLWEILANAGIIQTFLFSKPSDIYKLFIKYISNGELMKHVGISVYETVLGLVIGTVLGILVAIALWWSEKLSKILDPFLVVLNALPKTALAPIIIVWAGAGIQGIVVTAVTISVVVTILSAYNYFINVDEEKIKMLKSFGATKSQILFKLIIPSNIGNLINLTKINIGMAWVGVIVGEFLVSRYGLGYLIVYGSQVFKLDLVMMGVFVLSFCAWIMYEILNIAEKLYNSRK comes from the coding sequence ATGAAATTAAACAATAACTACTCAGAAGGATATGCCAATTACCTTAAAAACATAAAAAGAGAAAAAGTAAAAGTTTTATTAATTCAAATAGCATTACTTGTTGGAATATTAGTACTATGGGAAATCCTTGCAAACGCTGGGATAATACAAACATTCTTATTTAGTAAGCCATCTGATATATATAAACTATTTATAAAGTATATATCAAACGGTGAACTTATGAAACACGTTGGTATATCTGTATATGAAACAGTACTTGGATTAGTAATAGGTACAGTTTTAGGCATACTCGTTGCAATAGCACTTTGGTGGTCTGAAAAATTATCAAAAATATTAGATCCATTCTTAGTTGTATTAAATGCTCTTCCTAAAACTGCTCTAGCTCCTATTATAATTGTTTGGGCTGGTGCTGGAATTCAAGGAATAGTAGTTACCGCAGTTACAATATCAGTTGTCGTTACTATATTATCTGCTTATAACTACTTTATAAATGTAGATGAAGAAAAAATAAAAATGTTAAAAAGCTTTGGCGCAACTAAATCTCAGATATTATTTAAACTTATAATTCCTTCAAATATAGGTAATCTTATAAATCTTACTAAAATAAACATTGGTATGGCATGGGTTGGGGTTATAGTTGGTGAATTCTTAGTATCTCGTTATGGTTTAGGATATTTAATAGTTTATGGTAGTCAAGTATTTAAATTAGACCTTGTAATGATGGGTGTATTTGTATTATCATTTTGTGCTTGGATTATGTATGAAATTTTAAACATAGCTGAAAAACTATATAACTCTAGAAAATAG
- a CDS encoding kinase: protein MVTFDINGAIVEFDEKMNNYNSIRKLFKNQAEYARDNFKNYCLDNILTLKDLSEKSLELGMDNIESTIKKGVETLVGYNLITIDINTFKECYCAKYLNYQRMFNNTIKQTKTKSKKSNYMTKASLKPLIENLSIYIYNDCFNIHNAVIDALIKNDIEIVSSKVDEDNIKKSSALFNNYKDGFINRVDGTMVVKQIITLNPYRMDVYEYLIKEDGDFNREIERLADYLGYDLKPYKNQLMDEYIDDCLKNDTDIEFIKDKVAKYAKYIGSLNEAIYLTRIDAIQMFENA from the coding sequence ATGGTTACGTTTGATATAAATGGTGCTATAGTAGAATTCGATGAAAAAATGAATAACTACAATAGCATAAGGAAACTATTTAAAAATCAAGCAGAATATGCACGTGATAATTTTAAAAATTATTGTTTAGATAATATATTAACGTTAAAAGACTTATCGGAAAAGTCATTAGAACTGGGAATGGATAATATAGAAAGTACTATAAAAAAAGGTGTTGAAACATTAGTAGGTTATAATCTTATAACTATAGACATTAACACATTTAAAGAATGTTATTGTGCAAAGTATTTAAATTATCAAAGAATGTTTAATAACACTATAAAACAAACCAAAACAAAAAGCAAAAAAAGTAATTACATGACAAAAGCATCTCTTAAGCCTTTAATAGAAAATTTATCAATATATATATATAATGACTGCTTTAATATACATAATGCAGTAATAGATGCACTTATAAAAAATGATATAGAAATAGTATCTTCAAAAGTAGATGAAGATAATATAAAAAAATCAAGTGCCTTATTCAATAATTATAAGGATGGATTTATAAATAGAGTAGATGGTACTATGGTAGTAAAGCAGATTATAACTTTAAATCCTTATAGAATGGATGTTTACGAGTACTTAATAAAAGAAGATGGGGACTTTAATAGAGAGATAGAAAGATTAGCTGATTACTTAGGTTATGATTTAAAACCATATAAAAATCAATTAATGGATGAATATATTGATGATTGTCTGAAAAATGATACAGATATAGAATTTATAAAAGATAAGGTTGCAAAATATGCTAAATATATAGGATCTTTAAATGAGGCTATCTATTTAACTAGAATAGATGCTATACAGATGTTTGAAAATGCATAA
- a CDS encoding SIR2 family protein, whose amino-acid sequence MKIAIFLGAGASAAEHCPIQSQLFVEYFKSLTQKDYKSEMNIELHKFFKDMFNIDIINDDIDKISFPTFEEVLGLIDLAEQRRESFKNFGLENLHKKSDSIRILRQYLILLMAKAVHNNEKTNNYYHKLLIDNLLKENLLKDTTFISANYDIHIDNTIAGLYKKDNPIMLDYGVDFTNFDFRHSWKKPQPPSVKLYKIHGSLNWLYCPVCNSLTITPYEGGIMRLLDNIDEAKCLACDEITIPIIIPPTYFKNMTNVFVSTVWNEVEKTLRESDLLIFCGYSFSDADIHIKYMIKRVQTSRKKAPLKFMIFNSYKGKREEFKRKEEDRYKRFLGEGVIFKDNSFEEFAKDPLRFINGIKI is encoded by the coding sequence ATGAAAATAGCAATATTTTTAGGTGCAGGAGCTTCAGCAGCAGAACATTGCCCTATTCAAAGTCAACTTTTTGTTGAATATTTTAAATCCTTAACACAAAAAGATTATAAAAGTGAAATGAACATAGAACTACATAAGTTTTTTAAAGATATGTTTAATATAGATATAATAAATGATGATATAGATAAAATATCATTTCCAACATTTGAAGAAGTACTAGGTCTTATAGATTTAGCAGAACAAAGAAGAGAATCATTTAAAAACTTTGGACTTGAAAACTTACACAAAAAAAGTGATAGTATACGTATTTTAAGACAGTACCTTATATTACTTATGGCTAAGGCTGTTCATAATAATGAGAAAACTAATAATTACTACCACAAATTATTAATAGATAACTTATTAAAAGAAAATCTATTAAAAGATACCACATTTATAAGTGCAAACTATGATATACATATAGATAATACGATAGCAGGGCTATATAAAAAAGATAATCCTATAATGCTTGATTATGGAGTTGATTTTACAAATTTTGATTTTAGACACAGTTGGAAAAAGCCACAGCCTCCATCTGTTAAACTTTATAAGATACATGGGTCATTAAATTGGTTATACTGTCCAGTATGTAACAGTTTGACAATAACACCTTATGAAGGTGGGATAATGAGACTTTTAGATAATATAGATGAAGCTAAATGTTTAGCATGTGATGAAATTACAATACCTATTATAATACCTCCAACATATTTTAAAAATATGACTAATGTATTTGTATCAACAGTTTGGAATGAAGTAGAAAAAACTTTAAGAGAAAGTGATTTACTTATTTTTTGCGGATATTCTTTTTCTGATGCTGATATACATATAAAGTATATGATAAAAAGAGTTCAGACTAGTAGAAAAAAAGCTCCTTTAAAATTTATGATATTTAATAGTTATAAAGGGAAAAGAGAAGAGTTTAAGAGAAAGGAAGAAGATAGATATAAAAGGTTCTTAGGAGAAGGAGTTATATTTAAAGATAATTCTTTTGAAGAGTTTGCAAAGGATCCTTTAAGATTTATAAATGGGATAAAGATATAA
- a CDS encoding DUF4177 domain-containing protein, producing MKKYEYKCVSILGDGERTTRILNEYGQQGWELVCTCWIWHYFKREI from the coding sequence ATGAAAAAATATGAGTATAAATGTGTATCTATTTTAGGTGATGGAGAAAGAACAACAAGAATACTTAATGAATATGGACAGCAGGGATGGGAATTAGTATGTACATGTTGGATTTGGCATTATTTTAAGAGAGAAATATAA
- a CDS encoding glutamine synthetase produces MMGLLRVIKKEDHNSAKIVQILNTNKQIKFVSLMGVDLGGNATDEKIPVELFKKDIDDFLYRGIQTDGSSVELHEIATLNNAKVNLLPDLDVNWYIDYNTELTDYETNLPVGTLKIPSFLIHNDKKVCSRGILQRATNNLENTLIDLLKKYPNLLNNIDINSVDDIEKINITSATELEFWVSTPEDKADLDKLYVSQSLKEQYWKKTQGTIRSALERTLIILQELGVEPEMGHKEVGGIASSISIDGKTNHAMEQLEIDWKYSSAIQTADNEIVIRDIVEEVFKSFGLDVTFKAKPLNRVAGSGEHTHIGISAKLKDGTVKNLFSPKCMNSDFMSEIGYGALMGILKNYEVLNPFVTDSNDALNRLVPGFEAPVCIVTSLGKTYEVPSRNRSVLIGLIRDIDNPLATRFELRAPNPLSNTYLVLASIYQAAVDGIKAVAVSNLDSKELEKEISKEAGETSFYLEKDRKYRDEENVFEYYTQDEREKLFGKSPATVYENMLNLDKYIEKVEVLKDNDVFTDDIINSFKVGAIERWMMELKNRVIQDNMDIIRGCKKMHTIDEMDALDEVVYNDIDNIKHELMKDTLIRKSLFSQIIEALDNNELELASQLQLVMKAKMELLQREYIQYKKNIF; encoded by the coding sequence ATTATGGGATTATTAAGAGTAATAAAAAAAGAAGATCACAATAGTGCAAAAATAGTTCAAATACTAAACACTAATAAACAAATAAAATTTGTTTCACTTATGGGGGTAGATTTAGGTGGAAATGCAACTGATGAAAAAATACCTGTAGAATTATTTAAAAAAGATATAGATGATTTTTTATATAGAGGAATACAAACAGATGGTTCAAGTGTAGAACTTCATGAAATTGCAACATTAAATAATGCTAAAGTTAATTTACTTCCTGATTTAGATGTAAATTGGTATATTGATTATAATACTGAGTTAACTGACTATGAAACTAACCTACCTGTTGGGACACTTAAGATACCTTCTTTCTTAATACACAATGATAAAAAAGTATGTTCAAGAGGAATACTACAAAGAGCAACAAATAATTTAGAGAATACTTTGATTGATTTGTTAAAAAAATATCCTAATCTTTTAAATAATATAGATATAAATAGTGTGGATGATATAGAAAAGATAAATATAACATCAGCAACAGAGCTAGAATTTTGGGTAAGTACACCAGAAGATAAAGCAGATTTAGATAAATTATATGTATCTCAAAGCTTAAAAGAGCAGTACTGGAAAAAAACTCAAGGTACTATAAGAAGTGCTCTAGAAAGAACTCTTATAATACTTCAAGAGTTAGGTGTAGAACCTGAAATGGGTCATAAAGAAGTTGGCGGTATAGCAAGTTCAATAAGTATAGATGGTAAAACTAATCATGCAATGGAACAATTAGAAATAGACTGGAAATATTCAAGTGCAATTCAAACAGCAGACAATGAGATAGTAATAAGAGATATAGTTGAAGAAGTATTTAAAAGTTTTGGTCTTGATGTAACTTTTAAAGCTAAGCCACTTAATAGAGTAGCTGGAAGTGGAGAACATACTCATATAGGAATAAGTGCAAAATTAAAGGATGGAACAGTTAAGAATTTATTCTCACCAAAATGTATGAATAGTGATTTTATGAGTGAAATAGGATATGGAGCATTAATGGGAATACTTAAAAATTATGAAGTATTAAATCCATTTGTAACAGATTCAAATGATGCTTTAAATAGATTAGTACCAGGATTTGAAGCACCGGTATGTATAGTTACTTCACTTGGTAAAACTTATGAAGTCCCATCAAGAAATAGATCAGTATTAATAGGACTTATAAGAGATATAGATAATCCATTAGCAACTAGATTTGAGCTAAGAGCTCCAAATCCATTATCAAATACTTATTTAGTTTTAGCAAGTATTTATCAAGCAGCAGTAGATGGTATAAAAGCAGTAGCAGTTAGTAATTTAGATTCAAAAGAATTAGAAAAAGAAATATCTAAAGAAGCAGGTGAAACTAGTTTTTATCTAGAAAAAGATAGAAAATATAGGGATGAAGAAAATGTATTTGAATACTATACTCAAGATGAAAGAGAAAAATTATTTGGAAAATCACCAGCTACAGTTTATGAAAATATGTTAAATTTAGATAAATATATTGAAAAAGTTGAAGTATTAAAAGATAATGATGTATTTACTGATGATATTATAAATTCATTTAAAGTAGGTGCTATAGAAAGATGGATGATGGAGTTAAAAAATAGGGTTATACAAGATAATATGGATATAATAAGAGGATGCAAAAAAATGCATACAATAGATGAGATGGATGCTTTAGATGAGGTTGTATATAATGATATAGATAATATAAAACATGAATTAATGAAAGATACTTTAATAAGAAAGTCTTTATTTAGTCAAATAATAGAGGCATTAGATAATAATGAATTAGAACTAGCATCACAACTTCAATTAGTAATGAAAGCTAAAATGGAATTACTTCAAAGAGAATACATTCAATATAAGAAAAATATTTTTTAA